The bacterium nucleotide sequence CATGACCCGTATCGCGGCTTCTTCACCTGTCCTCTGGCGAGACATCTGCCTTGAAAACCAGGGACCTCTCCTGGAAGTCCTATCTCGTTTCAAGAACATGCTGGATCACTGGGAGTTAATGATCAGACAGGGAAAAGAAGATGAACTGTTGGAGGAATTTGCTAAGGCCCAAAGACGGCGGACTCAGATGACTGATATAGACCATGGATTAATCGCGAATCGCGAATTGCGAATTGCGAATTGCGAATGTAACTATTCAGGCAGATAGGCTGAAGACTGAAGTCAAATCATCTGCTCTCCGCATTTATTCCTAAAAGCCTTCAGCCTATCCACCCGAGTAGTTACAAAAAATCAGTGTTTCATCCGTCTAAATCTGTGGCTGAATAGTTACATTGTGAATTAAAAATAGATTCGCAATTCGAGATTCGCGATTCGCAATTCGAGATTCGCGATTCGACAAAAGGAGATTATGCGAAAGGCCCTTTTAGCCGCCGGTATTATTCTGGGAATATTACTCATAGGCCTTATCATCCTGTCCACTATCACCTTTTCTCATCCCAAACTGAAACAGCTTATTACTACTCAGGCAGAAAAGGCCCTGAAAAGGAATGTTACCATTGACGACCTCAGGATTAATCTCCTCCGGGGTATACAACTCAAGGGAGTGACTATTACTGAGCGTGAGGGACCCGGAACCTTTATTAAAGGAGAGGAGTTTGTCCTCAAGTATCGACTCTGGCCCCTTCTCAGGCGGCAATTCGTTATCAAGAAGATTGTTTTTAATGAACCTGAGATTACTATCAGAAGGGATAAAGAAGGGGTCTTTAATTTCGAGGATCTCCTGGAAACCGAACAACCGGAAGAGCCTGGCCTCTCGCTTTCCACCTCTAAGGTAAGCCTTAAAGACGGCCGGGCGGATTTTAGGGATGAACTGGTCAATAAACACACCCGCCTTGACAAAATCAATCTTTCCGCCTCTGGGTTGTCTAAGGAGAAGCGGTCCAGCTTTAAGATGTCTATGCGGGTGGATGAAACCACTGAATTTAAGGCTCAGGGGCATTTTGCCTTTCAGGATAAATCCCTGGAGGTGGATCTCAATCTTAGCAAGTTTGTCCCGGCCAGATTCGGGCCTTACTATCAAAAATACGATCTTCCCTTCAGCCTCTCAGCCGGTGAAATATCGACGGAAGTAAAACTGTCCGGTCAACTTAATCAAAAACTGACTTCTGAAGGAAAAATCATCATAGACAGAGCCACCCTGGTCTATCCTGAAAAGTTGAAACAGCCCATCAAGGATATCATCGGTCTGATAGAGTATGATCTTAAGGCCGACAGGGCCGAAGAAGGTCTTGTCATTGACAAATTTCAAGCTAAGCTGGGCGAGCTTTCCCTATCCTTGAAAGGAAGAATTAATGGATTCTCCCGGGCGGGAGCTGGAAATCTGACCCTTGACCTTGGTTTTAAGGATTCAAAGGCCATTATTGATGGTGCGGTGAAATTTACCGGACCTCAGATGGATATAGCCCTGAAATCGGAAAGATTGAATTTAGATCAACTCCTGGCTGAAATGGCTAATCTTAAGTCCAGTTCCTCTCCCTATCCGGAAGGACTGAGTTTAAGGGGGAGAGTGAAAGTAGATGAAATCCTCTATGCCGGGATGAGTTTTAAAGACCTTAACGCCAAAGTAAATATGCCTCAAGGTGGCCTGCTAAAAATTACCGAGGCGGTTCTAAAATTCGGACAGGGGGGATTAAGCGGATCGGTAGTGGCCGATCTTAATCAGGCTGAGCTGTCATCCACTACCTCCCTTTACTTGAGGTCGATAGACTTAGCTTCTCTGTCAGATACTTTAGAAAAAAAGAAACTTGGACTTACCAGCCCCAGCGGGAGTTTAAATGGTAATTTTCAATTAAAGACTGAGGGGATGGAAAAGATCGATCTGTCCGGCAGATTGGATTTTACTTCCCTCGGTATTACCTATGTATCCGGCCAGACTAAATTTCCTTTGAGAGATTTGAAGGCCACTTTAAGGTATGATGTCAGAAGTAATTTGGCTAAAAGCCAGCTCACGATAAATAAGCTGTCGCTTATCCTGCCTCAAAGCTCTTTGAGCGCCAAAGGAAGCATTGCCCACCTGAAAGAAAAACCCTATCTGAGCCTGGATTTAGTTTCAGATTATATCTCACTGGCTGAGATAAAAAGACTTATGCCTCCTGAGGCGCTTTCCGGGCTAAAAGAACTCGATCTGGCCGGCCAGGGCCAATTAAAGGGCTGCCTGCTTGGCCCCTTAGCTCAGATAAAATTTGAGAGCGACCTTAATCTGGAAGGATTGGAGATAAGTCATCCTAATCTGCCCAAACCGATCAAAAACTTAAGGGTCATCGCCGACTTTGATCTCGATCCGGCCAAAGAATATCTGGCCCTAAAAAAACTAACCTTGGCTACCCCTGAAACCTCTCTTACTTTAGCCGGCCCAATAAATAACTGGAAAAAGAATCTCCAGGCAGACCTGGACTTT carries:
- a CDS encoding AsmA family protein; its protein translation is MRKALLAAGIILGILLIGLIILSTITFSHPKLKQLITTQAEKALKRNVTIDDLRINLLRGIQLKGVTITEREGPGTFIKGEEFVLKYRLWPLLRRQFVIKKIVFNEPEITIRRDKEGVFNFEDLLETEQPEEPGLSLSTSKVSLKDGRADFRDELVNKHTRLDKINLSASGLSKEKRSSFKMSMRVDETTEFKAQGHFAFQDKSLEVDLNLSKFVPARFGPYYQKYDLPFSLSAGEISTEVKLSGQLNQKLTSEGKIIIDRATLVYPEKLKQPIKDIIGLIEYDLKADRAEEGLVIDKFQAKLGELSLSLKGRINGFSRAGAGNLTLDLGFKDSKAIIDGAVKFTGPQMDIALKSERLNLDQLLAEMANLKSSSSPYPEGLSLRGRVKVDEILYAGMSFKDLNAKVNMPQGGLLKITEAVLKFGQGGLSGSVVADLNQAELSSTTSLYLRSIDLASLSDTLEKKKLGLTSPSGSLNGNFQLKTEGMEKIDLSGRLDFTSLGITYVSGQTKFPLRDLKATLRYDVRSNLAKSQLTINKLSLILPQSSLSAKGSIAHLKEKPYLSLDLVSDYISLAEIKRLMPPEALSGLKELDLAGQGQLKGCLLGPLAQIKFESDLNLEGLEISHPNLPKPIKNLRVIADFDLDPAKEYLALKKLTLATPETSLTLAGPINNWKKNLQADLDFDLWAKELNVDEILAARPAEEKAGGETGPAKPLGKALKGINLRGGAKIDRGVFKGVKFTDLKTNLEIVDGIVAVKDFQMNTWGGQVISRGEVNLKPVQPEYALKTQIKRVETNNLLSDLTPMKDMIFGQLDFDLTTDGAGLGFKQVMKTITLKGDFEVIKGKLRRIKVIDELFSFLGLTPLKELACDKLPGKIRIKQGKVELDSTSLKGNDVNLITQGSIGLDGSLDLDLTTEWADKWSSQIKNPAISSFLKNEEGRVVLAFKVSGSYDSPKFNFSTSPLQEKLKQRMEEEKEKVRKQIEAEREKVKDRAKEEVKKRIEESIPDEEVKKKVKDMMKIFK